The nucleotide sequence TTGTAAGCATATCTGCTACGGGATCACTCCACATCAAGATTCCCTCCTTACCAACTTGCCTTTTTAACGCCTGGTAATTTACCTTCCGCGGCTAATTTTCTAAAACATACTCTACATAATCCAAATTCTTTATATACTGATCTTGGCCTACCACATACAACACATCTTGAATATTCCCTAGTCTTATATTTTTTAGGTTTTTTCCATCTAGCAACCATTGATTTTTTTGCCATTATTTACCTCCTCCTTAATCTCTCTTGAAAGGGAAGCCCATTAATTGAAGGAGTTTTCTTGCTTCCTCATCTGTTTTTGCAGTAGTAACAATTGTAATATCCATACCTTGAACTCTTTTTACTTGATCAGGTTTTAATTCAGGAAATACTAATTGTTCTGTTAAACCAAATGTATAATTTCCTCTTCCATCAAAACTATTAGGATTCATACCTCTAAAGTCTCTTAATTTTGGGAAAATTATATTAATCAATTTGTAT is from Marinitoga sp. 38H-ov and encodes:
- a CDS encoding type Z 30S ribosomal protein S14, whose translation is MAKKSMVARWKKPKKYKTREYSRCVVCGRPRSVYKEFGLCRVCFRKLAAEGKLPGVKKASW